In Pan troglodytes isolate AG18354 chromosome 20, NHGRI_mPanTro3-v2.0_pri, whole genome shotgun sequence, the genomic window GCCCGCAGGAGACAGAGCGGCAGGAAAGTTCTGAGCAGAGGGACGTGACCGCTCAGGTGCTCACGGGTACCCTCTGGCTGTGTGTGCCACACagatgggggcagggggtgggcagGGAGACCCAGAAGGAGGCTACTGCCTCCTGTTGGTCCCGGTGTAAGATGAGGGTGGAAGGGACAGGGcaggggcagaggaggaagagacaTGGGCAGGCTCTCACTCACCCACCGTGATTCCCTCCCGCAGGCCGCACTGAGTCCCCGGCACCATGTTTGGGAAGAGGAAGAAACGGGTGGAGATCTCCGCGCCGTCCAACTTCGAGCACCGCGTGCACACGGGCTTCGACCAGCACGAGCAGAAGTTCACGGGGCTGCCCCGCCAGTGGCAGAGCCTGATCGAGGAGTCGGCTCGCCGGCCCAAGCCCCTCGTCGACCCCGCCTGCATCACCTCCATCCAGCCCGGGGCCCCCAAGGTATacggcacccaccaccacctcccccagcccaccccaaCCCCCGAGTGGCCCCGGCCCTCAACCCCACACTTGACCCTGTGACTGACACCTCCTCACTGACATGGAAATGGAGACAAACCCCAGCCTTCCACCCCTATCCTGGGTCCAGTGCTGGCCTTTCACCCTCAGCCTTCCACCCCTATCCTGGGTCCAGTGCTGGCCTTTCACCCTCAGCCTTCCACCCCTATCCTGGGTCCAGTGCTGGCCTTTCACCCTCAGCCTTCCACCCCTATCCTGGGTCCAGTGCTGGCCTTTCACCCTCAGCCTTCCACCCCTATCCTGGGTCCAGTGCTGGCCTTTCACCCTCAGCCTTCCACCCCTATCCTGGGTCCAGTGCTGGCCTTTCACCCTCCACCCACTGGCTCCGAGTCCTAAGAACCCACACCACCCCAACCTGAGACCCCCCATGGCCCATCTGACAGCCCCCACACCAGTCTCCAAGCTCTGCTGTCTCCCACAGACTCATGTCCTGGGGGCCATGCTGCTGTACCCCAGACCACACTCCCGTCTCACCCAACCTTGAGCCTTTCCAGAGCTCCTGGCAGTGGAAGACAGACCCATTCCCAGAGGGTGACAGCCCCAAGTGGTCAGGGCTTGGGTGGGGGAGCCCGGAGGAGGCACCTGACACAGACCAGGGGTCCAGGCGAGCTTCTGGGAGGAGGGGACACCGAGGCAGAGCCcagggctgaggaggaggaggaggaagaattcCAGCAGATGCTGGGGAAGCCGGGCTTTAGTGGAGAAAATCACTCCTGTGAAACGCTGGGGgctttttggttttgggtttttttttttcttcctgccaTCTAGAGCAAAATGGCAAGGTTGGGATTTGAACCAATGTCTGTTTCCAAGGCCCGTGCTCTTAACCCGTCTGCTGCCTCCATGTGAAATCATAAGAGTCGTGGAGCCGGTGTCTGGGTGTGGCCTGGCATGAGGCTGGCCTGGCCTGAGCCCGTGCTGGGCCTCGGAAGCCAGCCTTGGAGCCTGGACTCTCTCCCATGGTCAGTGGGGACCGGGAGGGGCCGCAGGCCAAGGGGAACTCGGCCAGCTTTGCATCCAGCGGGTGGAGATGGGTGTGCCTGGGGACTCACCCTCCCggtgcccagcccagcctggcgGGGAGAAGCCCCAAGGCCCACAAGTGCAGCCTCAATGTGGTAGCCCACTGAGGGGTCCGTGTGGTCCTTGCAGGGTGCTTTTGAATGCTTTGACTTCTTTGCCTCCACTGAGAAAGTGACAGACTTCACTTCCAAAGCCGTTTCTGGCATCTGGTGGCAGACCAGCTGGAGGCGAGTGGCAGCTGCCTCCACAGGCGGGGCACTGGCTCTTCTGGGCCACAGGCCGCACCCGACCCGCCTCAGCTCCATTTCAGCTACATTTCAGCTACATGCCTGGCTCTGTGGCCACTTGCATGTAGGCTTTGCCCCCACCAAGGTGTCTCCAAAAACCCAGCCCCTGCCTGGCTTGCCAGATGTGAGGCCTGCCTGTGACTGTCCCAGCAGGAGGCAGGGCACTTGAATTCACACATGGGGCCTTGTGGCCAGCACTGTCCTGGGGCCCCATGGGCACTTGTGTTTGCTGCCCTTGACCGGGCCTCAGGCCTCCCAGGACCTTCTCGACTCcctgttggtttttttgttttgttttgttttgttttttgagacacattcctgctctgtctccctggctggagtgcagtggcgccacttcggctcactgcagccttcgcctcctgggttcaagtgattttcctgcctcagcctcccgcgtagctgggattacaggcgcccaccactatgcccatctaatttttgtatttttagtagagacgggttttcgccattttggccaggctggtctcaaactcctgacctcaggtgatcctcagcctcccgaggtgctgggattataggcgtgagccactgcttcttGCCTCAACGCCCTGTTCTAACAGCAAAGTCTGGCCTTGTGTCCACCTTGACTTCCTGGGGCCCCTGGGCAAGGCCCGGCTTCAGGCAGACAGCCACGGCCAGGAGAGACAGGGCAGCGGCAGACCACGGATTTTGTGGGATCAGTGTTTTCTACATGTTACAGGCAGGCCTCCGGCTGGAGGATGCCTGGCAGCCCCAGGCAGGGTCCGGGTTTCGTGGGATCAGTGTTTTCCACACATTAGAGGCAGGCCTCCGGCTGGAGGACATCTGGCAGCCCCGGGCAGGGTCCCTGTCAGCAGGGCccacgttctcagctcactgtggcctttgCACAGACACCTCACTCACTACGTGGTTTAGCAAAAGTTCACTGGGCCCCTGCTGTGCACCAGATGCTGGTCTAGGTGCTGAGATGGAGCAGGACCCGAAGCAGACAGGAAAAAACAATCCCTGCCCGGAGCATGCACTAGGCAGAGCCGGGAGCAGACAGATGCCTGTGTGCTCTGTATCAGCTGCTGTTAGGTGCTCTAGGTAGAAtgcaggcagggcaggggccggggagggcaggggctggcATTTTAGATGATGGGAGGCCAGCAGAAGCCTCACTGAGAAGCTGAGttttgagcaaagacctgaaggagtGGAGGGAGGGAGCCGCGGGGACCCTGAGAGCtgatgttccaggcagagggagccgCCAGCGGAGAGGCCCTGGGCGCGGGGCGGGGGGTGTGGGGGAGACACCCGTGTGTCTGGAAATGGAGCAGGGGCAGAGGGGGCCTGCAGGACATGACTCAGACCACAGAGGGTGGGGACAGGGTGACTCGGGATGCACTGGATGCTCTGCCTGGTCCCCATCTGCATTTGTATTTGCCACCTGGCTCCTGGGACCCCCTTGCCCTCTACTTTGGGACCAGGCCTTTCTGACTGTCCCTGTCCCCCACTCCTTGTTGTTCATGGGAGCAGAGAGTGTGGTTTTGGGGCTAAGGAACACTGGCGCCCACATGGGAGGAAGTGCCAGGCCAGGCCCTGGCCTCAGCGCCCTGTCATTTGCAGCCCTCGGGGCTGATTATGGGGTGGGTCAACTTCTGCCCTTCCTCCCCCCAACCCCGCAGGGCAGGACTATTCCACCAGTGTGAGGAACAGGAGAAAAACAAGGGGGGCCTTTCCAGGGTCCCACCGAGCCCAGGGGGCAGCAGCCTGGCCATGGCGATCACTCCTCTGGCCCCTGCAGCTGTGtccccagggaggggaggggctgcacTGCCCATGCCATTGTCACTCCATGGCATCTCTTCATTGCGTCTCTGtcttgtctctgtgtgtgtcgtGCTGTCCTGTCCCTGCGTGTCGGATGCACGTCCTGTGTGCCCCACTCCTTGCTGGGCCCCCACCCACCATTGCCTGGGACCCCAGACCATCGTGCGGGGCAGCAAAGGTGCCAAAGATGGGGCCCTCACGCTGCTGCTGGACGAGTTTGAGAACATGTCGGTGACACGCTCCAACTCCCTGCGGAGAGACAgcccgccgccgcccgcccgTGTCCGCCAGGAAAATGGGATGCCAGAGGAGCCGGCCACCACGGCCAGAGGGGGCCCAGGGAAGGCAGGCAGCCGAGGCCGGTTCGCCGGTCACAGCGAGGCGGGTGGCGGCAGTGGTGACAGGCGACGGGCGGGGCCAGAGAAGAGGCCCAAGTCTTCCAGGGAGGGCTCAGGGGGGCCCCAGGAGTCCTCCCGGGACAAACGCCCCCTCTCCGGGCCTGACGTCGGCACCCCCCAGCCTGCTGGTCTGGCCAGTGGGGCGAAACTGGCAGCTGGCCGGCCCTTTAACACCTACCCGAGGGCTGACACGGACCACCCATCCCGGGGTGCCCAGGTAACCCATCCCCCGCCCCAGGGCCCCCACTGTCCCCTGCCCGTTGCTCCTCTGTCCCCACCTTCCAGCCCCGTCCCACCACCGTGCATCTCATCCTGACCACCCATGTGTCTGTCCCATCGCTGGGTCTCTCTCCTGCTTAGGGAGCAGAGCTGCTCCCTGGCACCCATCACTGACAGCTACCTCTCTCTTCTGTTTCAGGGGGAGCCTCATGACGTGGCCCCTAACGGGCCATCAGCGGGGGGCCTGGCCATCCCccagtcctcctcctcctcccggccTCCCACCCGAGCCCGAGGTGCCCCCAGCCCTGGAGTGCTGGGACCCCACACCTCAGAGCCCCAGCTGGCCCCTCCAGCCCGCACCCCCGCCGCCCCTGCCGCCCCTGCCGTTCCTGGGCCCCCTGGCCCCCGCTCGCCACAGCGGGAGCCACAGCGAGTATCCCATGAGCAGTTCCGGGCTGCCCTGCAGCTGGTGGTGGACCCAGGCGACCCCCGCTCCTACCTGGACAACTTCATCAAGATTGGCGAGGGCTCCACGGGCATCGTGTGCATCGCCACCGTGCGCAGCTCGGGCAAGCTGGTGGCCGTCAAGAAGATGGACCTGCGCAAGCAGCAGAGGCGCGAGTTGCTCTTCAACGAGGTGCGGGCGCTGCTGCCCTGCCACCCTGCTGGtcctcccacccctccctcctgccctccctcccctcccaccctgccctccctcctctccctgcacTCCTCCGTGCTGGGCCaggctcccctcctcccctcacgCCTCTCCCTGCCCAGGCCGTCTCCTCTGCCCCAGCTGGGTCCCTGCCTCTGTCCTCACAGCACCCTCACCCACATCTCTGTCCCTGAGCCCCAGACCCAGGGTTCCTCGGGCCACTGACCCCCCACCCAGTGTCTTCCAGGCCCCTCGCACCCACTGAGCTCCAGGGTACAGTGTCCTCCAGACCTGCCCCTCCTGGGTTCCCTGTGCCCCGCCCTGGCCTCCACTCCTGGGTGTCCCTCGGCACAGCCCACACAACCACCAAGAGTATGTTTCTGACGTTCAGGCCCACCCCGTCCCCGTCCCTCCTTAGAGACCCTGGCAGTGCCCCGTAGCACCCTGACGATAGGAAGCCCATGTCCCTTTGCCGGGTGTGTGAGGCCCCTCTTGACCCCGTTGCCCATCACAGCTCCGGGCTGCACCATGGAGCTCCTCGCCTGGGTTCCCCACACACACGCCTCTTCTCTCATCCTTGCCCTTGTCCGGGTCTCAGCCCTGTGCTTGAACGCTCTCTTCCCACCTGCCCCCCAGCACTAGCCCAGGACTGACCTGAGATGGGCGTGTGCCCAGGGGGGCGCACCCCCAGAAGGGAGGCGTGGGCTTCAAGCTGGCTCTGAGGCCCACATGGCTGTGGCAGTAGGGGAGGGCAGTCCAGGTGGCCCCAGTGAGCACAAGCTCAATGTGGAGCTGCAGGGGGAGCCAGGGGGGTGGCGGTGGCTGGGTCTGGCACTGGCAGCCCTCCCGCCTCCCTCCACCGCTGACCCAGCCCCTGCACAGGTGGTAATCATGAGGGACTACCAGCACGAGAATGTGGTGGAGATGTACAACAGCTACCTGGTGGGGGACGAGCTCTGGGTGGTCATGGAGTTCCTGGAAGGAGGCGCCCTCACCGACATCGTCACCCACACCAGGTATTTCTGGGGCCTCAGACCCCTCCTGTGACACGACCAAGTCCCCTCCAGACCACTAGGGGTGGGGCCACATCTCCAAACCAGCTGTGCTCCGGGCCCCCGGGATGGGGTCGTGTCTTCCATTCCTCCCACTCCAGAGTGGGGTCGAGTGGTCTCAGATTCCTCCCACCGCAAGGCAGGGCTGCGTCCCCCTCGGCACCCCGGGGTGCTGTCCACCTGGCtgctcaccccccaccccaccccgcagGATGAACGAGGAGCAGATCGCGGCCGTGTGCCTGGCAGTGCTGCAGGCCCTGTCGGTGCTCCACGCCCAGGGCGTCATCCACCGGGACATCAAGAGCGACTCGATCCTGCTGACCCATGATGGCAGGGTGAGGGGACGGGCGGCGGGGTACGGGGGCGGCGGGGTTCCGGCTGCAGGGCTTCCCTGCCTCTTCCCATCCCCTGTGAGGGTAGGTGAGCTCTGACCCCCAGGTCTGTGTCTTGAGGAGCTGGGAACTTCGTCCCTCCCTGGTGGAGCAGCCCAGAGTCAGGTTCCAgctcagtggggactctgtgtagtGGGAGGGCACAGGCTGGCGGGGGCTCTGCCATCAGCACAGGAC contains:
- the PAK4 gene encoding serine/threonine-protein kinase PAK 4 isoform X2, producing MFGKRKKRVEISAPSNFEHRVHTGFDQHEQKFTGLPRQWQSLIEESARRPKPLVDPACITSIQPGAPKGEPHDVAPNGPSAGGLAIPQSSSSSRPPTRARGAPSPGVLGPHTSEPQLAPPARTPAAPAAPAVPGPPGPRSPQREPQRVSHEQFRAALQLVVDPGDPRSYLDNFIKIGEGSTGIVCIATVRSSGKLVAVKKMDLRKQQRRELLFNEVVIMRDYQHENVVEMYNSYLVGDELWVVMEFLEGGALTDIVTHTRMNEEQIAAVCLAVLQALSVLHAQGVIHRDIKSDSILLTHDGRVKLSDFGFCAQVSKEVPRRKSLVGTPYWMAPELISRLPYGPEVDIWSLGIMVIEMVDGEPPYFNEPPLKAMKMIRDNLPPRLKNLHKVSPSLKGFLDRLLVRDPAQRATAAELLKHPFLAKAGPPASIVPLMRQNRTR
- the PAK4 gene encoding serine/threonine-protein kinase PAK 4 isoform X1, whose protein sequence is MFGKRKKRVEISAPSNFEHRVHTGFDQHEQKFTGLPRQWQSLIEESARRPKPLVDPACITSIQPGAPKTIVRGSKGAKDGALTLLLDEFENMSVTRSNSLRRDSPPPPARVRQENGMPEEPATTARGGPGKAGSRGRFAGHSEAGGGSGDRRRAGPEKRPKSSREGSGGPQESSRDKRPLSGPDVGTPQPAGLASGAKLAAGRPFNTYPRADTDHPSRGAQGEPHDVAPNGPSAGGLAIPQSSSSSRPPTRARGAPSPGVLGPHTSEPQLAPPARTPAAPAAPAVPGPPGPRSPQREPQRVSHEQFRAALQLVVDPGDPRSYLDNFIKIGEGSTGIVCIATVRSSGKLVAVKKMDLRKQQRRELLFNEVVIMRDYQHENVVEMYNSYLVGDELWVVMEFLEGGALTDIVTHTRMNEEQIAAVCLAVLQALSVLHAQGVIHRDIKSDSILLTHDGRVKLSDFGFCAQVSKEVPRRKSLVGTPYWMAPELISRLPYGPEVDIWSLGIMVIEMVDGEPPYFNEPPLKAMKMIRDNLPPRLKNLHKVSPSLKGFLDRLLVRDPAQRATAAELLKHPFLAKAGPPASIVPLMRQNRTR